Genomic window (Streptomyces sp. LX-29):
CGAGGGACCCAGCCCGGCGCGGCCAGGGCCGGGACGCTCAGAAGCAGGGCCGCCGGCACACCACGCACCGACTTGGCGCCCCAGCCGCAGGATGAGCCCGCCGGCGACGAGCACCACAGCCAGCTCGCGGCGAGCTCGGAGTAGAGGCGGCCGGCACACGGGAGCACAGGCACGCGGAAGCACAGGCACGCGGAAGCCCGCGAACGCGGCCGCGCGGGAGCAGCGAAGCACGAGTGCACGACCGGAGCACGGGATTGCGCCGGATCGCACAAACGGTGGCGACGGCTGAGCACCCCTCCACCGGCGTGCGTATGGCTGGCTGAAAACGTCCCGGAACACCTGGATCACCCGGGCATCTCGGCCAGGAAGGCAGCAGACCATGACTGACTCCCCCAGGATCGGACGGATCACCACCCGCCGCGCCGTGGTCACCGCGGTGAGCGCGGCCGGGCTGGCCGCCGCGCTCACCGCCTGCGGCGACGACGGCGAGTCGGACAGCGGCTCCTACGGCGGCGGCACGGACGCGACCCGGCAGACCGGCGGCGAACAGCCCGCCGCGAGCGGCGGCTCGGCCGGCGGCGGCGGCTCGGCCGGCGGCGGCGGCTCGGCCGGCGGCGGCGGCTCGGCCGGCGGCGGCGCCGAGCTGGCCAGGACGGGCGACATCCCCGAGGGTGGCGGGATGATCTTCAAGGACGAGAAGGTCGTGGTCACCCAGCCCACGGCGGGCGAGTTCAAGGCGTTCTCCGCGGTCTGCACCCATCAGGGGTGCACCGTCGGCGATGTCTCCGGCGGAACGATCAACTGCCTCTGCCACAAGAGCAGTTTCGACATCGCGGACGGCAGCGTGAAGGGCGGCCCGGCGCCGCGACCGTTGCCGGAGGCGCGGATCACCGTGAAGGGCGAGAGCATCACCCTGGCGTGATCATCACCTTGACGTGATCATCGTCTTGGCGTGAATCACGCGGTCCCGTCGGCGTCCGGCCGCCGCCGCCAACAGGCGCTGATCCGCGCCGCCGTGGTGACGGTGGCCACCAGCGCCAGCGTGTGTCGGACCATCGCCGGGGCGTAGTCGACCGGCACCCCGGCGATGGCGTCCCGCGGGACGACGGCGGTGTAGCCGAGGTTGACGGCGTCGAAGACGGTGTTGGGGATCGCGACGTTGGCCGACACCCCGGCGACGACCACGGTGCGACAGCCGAGGTTGCGCAGCAACGCGTCCACCTCGGTGCCGGCCAGCGGCGACAGCCCGTGCAGCCGGCGCACCACGAGATCGGCGTCGGCGACCCGCAGCGGCGGGGCGACCTCGACCGCCGCCGTGTCGATGAGCTGCTGGACCGGCAGCCGGGCGGCGGCGCGGAACAGCCGGGCGTTGCGACTGGCGCCGCGGCCGTCGGGGCGCCGTTCGGCCACCGCGTGCACCACCTGGACCCCCGCCCGGTGCGCCGCCGCGACCAGGTGGGCGACCCGGTCCAGCACCCCGGAGTCGCGGGCCGCGGCGGCGAGTTCGGGCAACGCGCCGTCCGGGCCGACGACGCCACGCTGGCACTCCACGGTGAGCAGCGCGCAGCTCTCCGGGGCGAGCAACGCGGCGAGCGGTTCCGGTGCGGCGGGATCCATACGGCCTCCCCTGCGACGTCCCGGCGCGGAGGCTAGCCGCCGTTGCGCCCACCCGGAAGAGCGGAGACGATAGATATCTGATAGACCGTCAGATGTTGGGCGTGGCCCGCCCGGGGTCGGCGTCCGGCGGCCGGCGAGCGGGAGGTGTCGGGAGCGTGACCACGACCCAGCGGCGGGGTCGCCGCGCCATGATGACGCCCCAGGAGATCGACGCCTTCCTCGGCGGACAGCGCACCTGTCGGGTGGCGACCTCCGGTCCCGACGGGCGGCCGCACCTCTCGCCCCTGTGGTTCGCCTGGGACGGCACCGCGCTGTGGCTCTACTCCCTCGTGCGCAGCCGCCGCTGGGCCGACCTGCGTCGCGACCCGCGCGTCGCCGTGCTCGTCGACGACGGCGAGGAGTACGGGGAGCTGCGCGGGGCCGAGCTCAGCGGCCTCGCGCGACGGGTGGGAGAGGCCCCCCGGGTCGGCGCGCCCTGCCTGGAGCTCGACACCCCCGAGCGGCTGTTCGCCCAGAAGTACCTCGGCGGCGACACCATGCCACACGACGGCCGCCACGCCTGGCTGCGACTGACCCCCGACGCCATCGCCTCCTGGGACTTCCGCAAGCTCCCGCGCCGTGTACGGCCGTGACCCGCCGCCGGACCCGATCCGCTCTCCCCGCGCCGCTCCGCCGGCCGAGATCCGGTCCGCCGACCTCGCACCGATCCACCGAGACTCCGAGCCGATCCGCCGACCTCGCACCGATCCGCCGGGGCCCCGAGCCGGTCCGCCGGCCCGATACCGGTCCGCTGTCCCCGAGCCGATCCGCCGGGGCCCCGAGCCGCCTCCCTTATCCCCCGATCCGCTCCCCCGTCGCCCGCAGCACGTCCACCGCGGCCCGGATCGAGGGGCGGCGGTCGGCGTCCGCCCGCCAGATCGCGTAGATGTGGCGGCGCATGGTCTGGTGGCGCACCGGCACCACCCGCACGCCCTCGGGGACCGGGCCGCGGCCCAGTCGGGGCGCTACGGCGACGCCGAGTCCGGCGGCGATCAGCGCCATCTGCGTGGGGTGTTCCTCGGCGGTGTGGCTGATGCGCGGCTCGATGCCCTTGCCGCGCAGGGTGAACATCAGCCAGTCGTAACAGAACCCGTTCGGCCACGAGATCCAGTCGTCCTGGGCGAACTCCTCCAGATCGACCTCGGGCCGGTCGGCCAGCGGATGGTCCGCGGGCATGGCCACGTCCGCGGGGTCGTCCAACAGTGCCGCCTTGACCAGGCCACCGGGCATGGGCAGCGGCTTGTTGTACCAGTCCAGGACGACCGCGACGTCGATGTCGCCGCGCACCACGGCGGTCACGGCGGCGTCGGGCTCCATCTCCTGCAGCCGGACCCGCAGCTGGGGATGGTCGGCGCGCACCGTCTTCAGCGTCTCCGGCAGCAGGCCGCGGGCCGCCGTGGGGAAGGCGCCGAGGATCAGCTCGCCGACCGCCTGGCCGCGCTGCGCCTCCAGATCCGACTGGGCGAGCTCGACCTGGGAGAGAATGCGCGCGGCATGGTCGGCGAGCAGCCGCCCGGCGTCGGTGAGCCGCACCCCTCTGCCGTTCTTGGCGAGAAGCTGCTGGCCGGTCTCCCGCTCCAGCTTGGACAGCTGCTG
Coding sequences:
- a CDS encoding cysteine hydrolase — translated: MDPAAPEPLAALLAPESCALLTVECQRGVVGPDGALPELAAAARDSGVLDRVAHLVAAAHRAGVQVVHAVAERRPDGRGASRNARLFRAAARLPVQQLIDTAAVEVAPPLRVADADLVVRRLHGLSPLAGTEVDALLRNLGCRTVVVAGVSANVAIPNTVFDAVNLGYTAVVPRDAIAGVPVDYAPAMVRHTLALVATVTTAARISACWRRRPDADGTA
- a CDS encoding Rieske (2Fe-2S) protein, with translation MTDSPRIGRITTRRAVVTAVSAAGLAAALTACGDDGESDSGSYGGGTDATRQTGGEQPAASGGSAGGGGSAGGGGSAGGGGSAGGGAELARTGDIPEGGGMIFKDEKVVVTQPTAGEFKAFSAVCTHQGCTVGDVSGGTINCLCHKSSFDIADGSVKGGPAPRPLPEARITVKGESITLA
- a CDS encoding LysR family transcriptional regulator yields the protein MMNLDRLRTLHAVARHGSVSGAAEGLHVTTSAVSQQLSKLERETGQQLLAKNGRGVRLTDAGRLLADHAARILSQVELAQSDLEAQRGQAVGELILGAFPTAARGLLPETLKTVRADHPQLRVRLQEMEPDAAVTAVVRGDIDVAVVLDWYNKPLPMPGGLVKAALLDDPADVAMPADHPLADRPEVDLEEFAQDDWISWPNGFCYDWLMFTLRGKGIEPRISHTAEEHPTQMALIAAGLGVAVAPRLGRGPVPEGVRVVPVRHQTMRRHIYAIWRADADRRPSIRAAVDVLRATGERIGG
- a CDS encoding pyridoxamine 5'-phosphate oxidase family protein: MTTTQRRGRRAMMTPQEIDAFLGGQRTCRVATSGPDGRPHLSPLWFAWDGTALWLYSLVRSRRWADLRRDPRVAVLVDDGEEYGELRGAELSGLARRVGEAPRVGAPCLELDTPERLFAQKYLGGDTMPHDGRHAWLRLTPDAIASWDFRKLPRRVRP